A window of Psychroflexus sp. ALD_RP9 contains these coding sequences:
- a CDS encoding formimidoylglutamase produces MNLEFLQVVSEDFKLQFKSTATTHIFHQVKFYNHDEEIELSDYDIAIISVDENRNSIKSKCYRVDHEQIRYDFYSLNPGSWSSKIIDLGHIKKGETVNDTFFLIKSVISELLKAKLVPLIIGGSQDIVYPIYRAFDGFQYMINVTNVDAKFDLGSSEEDFSNHSFVGKIIVDEPYNLFNYSNLGYLTFHNAQHEIDLMEKLFFEAYRFGEINRDITIVEPVLRDSDLVSLDFSSVSSSTLADATHFMPNGFDGMQMCTIARYSGLSDRVKCFHLGELGSVNSTPNFNHLLVQVIWYFIEGFNLKSSENISTNNKNIISYKVPIDFKNDDYLEFLHSKRSNKWWIKASDNFLHNNNIHFTFISCCEQDYKDACAGKIPQRWCNAKLKGYF; encoded by the coding sequence ATGAATTTAGAATTCTTACAGGTTGTCTCAGAAGACTTTAAACTTCAATTTAAGTCTACTGCAACAACGCACATTTTTCATCAAGTTAAATTCTATAATCACGATGAGGAAATTGAATTAAGTGATTATGATATTGCAATTATTAGCGTTGATGAAAATAGAAATAGCATAAAATCTAAATGTTATCGTGTAGATCATGAACAGATAAGATATGATTTTTACAGTTTAAATCCAGGGTCTTGGAGTAGTAAAATTATAGATTTGGGGCATATAAAAAAAGGCGAGACTGTTAACGATACTTTTTTTCTTATTAAATCTGTAATATCTGAGTTGTTAAAAGCTAAATTAGTACCCTTAATAATTGGAGGTAGCCAAGATATTGTTTATCCAATTTATAGAGCTTTTGATGGTTTTCAATATATGATAAATGTTACTAATGTTGATGCTAAATTTGATTTAGGAAGTTCAGAAGAAGATTTTTCAAACCATTCTTTTGTTGGTAAAATTATCGTTGATGAGCCCTACAATTTGTTTAATTATTCCAATTTAGGGTATTTGACATTTCATAATGCACAACACGAAATTGATTTAATGGAGAAGCTATTTTTTGAGGCTTATAGATTTGGTGAAATTAATAGAGACATCACAATTGTTGAACCTGTATTAAGAGATTCTGATTTAGTAAGTTTAGATTTTAGCTCGGTAAGTTCGTCTACATTGGCCGATGCTACCCATTTTATGCCAAACGGTTTTGATGGAATGCAAATGTGCACAATTGCAAGGTACTCGGGATTGAGTGATCGTGTAAAATGTTTTCATCTAGGTGAGCTAGGTTCTGTAAATTCAACCCCTAATTTTAATCATCTCCTTGTGCAAGTGATATGGTATTTTATAGAAGGATTTAATTTAAAGTCTTCAGAAAATATCTCAACTAATAATAAAAACATAATTAGTTACAAGGTTCCAATAGATTTTAAAAATGATGATTATTTAGAGTTCTTACATAGTAAGCGTTCTAATAAATGGTGGATTAAAGCCTCAGATAATTTTTTGCATAATAATAACATTCATTTTACGTTTATATCATGTTGCGAACAAGATTATAAAGATGCTTGCGCAGGGAAAATACCTCAACGCTGGTGTAATGCCAAACTCAAAGGGTATTTTTGA
- the gldM gene encoding gliding motility protein GldM has product MAGGKETPRQRMINLMYLVFIAMLALNMSKEVLSAFGSINETLEESNVKFETKNQAALSGLAVKASESPEQFAEVKQKADQVTAATTELYNYFAEIKEGMYGSVEDPTDYETMDKSSYVNELFVKGEKLKPEGEQFLANMRAYKDKMNSVLGENPKYASFLESINSQFSADPVMPKDAPEAATPQNYIRHHYVGFPLISAITKITALQNELKVLENEILSTMLSGQLTQIASMDNYSTLLQTSRGAYYQGNTFDGAIVLGRTDNSTVPNKVDLKLDGRPLTQGEDFTLEGGQVKLNVNAGNAGDHTIEGKLIFNQDGKEIEVPVSQSYSVIPKPNQAIVSADKMNVVYRGIENPITVSMPGVPGNKVNASAPGMKRVKGSQYVVRPTTGTKLKINVTGEIEGEKITSSSTFRIKDLPRPTPTVRDQIQEGGAIKMPRNALKISPIGATFENFDFDITPVVKRFTISVPGQPAVVVNGNMLNARAKELLDLARTGDIIQIFDVKADVPGVNVKNMPALLVQLTN; this is encoded by the coding sequence ATGGCAGGAGGAAAAGAAACACCAAGGCAACGGATGATTAACTTAATGTATTTAGTGTTTATCGCTATGTTAGCACTAAATATGTCTAAAGAAGTATTATCTGCTTTTGGTTCAATAAACGAAACACTAGAAGAGTCAAATGTTAAGTTTGAGACTAAAAATCAGGCGGCTCTTAGTGGTTTAGCGGTTAAAGCAAGTGAGTCACCAGAACAATTTGCTGAAGTAAAACAAAAAGCTGATCAAGTTACAGCTGCTACTACTGAACTTTATAATTACTTTGCTGAAATTAAAGAAGGTATGTATGGATCAGTTGAAGATCCTACCGATTACGAAACTATGGATAAGTCTTCTTATGTAAATGAACTTTTTGTAAAAGGCGAAAAATTAAAGCCAGAAGGCGAACAGTTTCTTGCAAATATGAGAGCTTATAAAGATAAAATGAATAGTGTTTTAGGTGAAAACCCAAAATACGCCAGTTTCTTAGAATCTATTAACTCTCAGTTTAGTGCAGATCCTGTGATGCCTAAAGATGCGCCAGAAGCAGCAACACCTCAAAACTATATTCGTCATCATTATGTTGGCTTTCCATTAATTTCAGCTATTACTAAAATTACAGCCTTACAAAATGAGTTGAAAGTTTTAGAGAATGAAATTTTATCAACAATGCTTTCAGGTCAATTAACACAAATCGCTTCGATGGATAACTACTCTACTTTGTTACAAACATCTAGAGGTGCCTATTATCAGGGTAACACATTCGATGGTGCAATTGTTCTTGGTCGAACTGATAATTCAACTGTGCCAAATAAAGTTGATTTAAAGCTTGACGGAAGACCTCTTACACAAGGTGAAGATTTTACTTTAGAAGGTGGTCAAGTTAAATTAAATGTAAATGCTGGTAATGCTGGTGATCATACGATTGAGGGTAAATTGATTTTTAATCAAGATGGTAAGGAAATTGAAGTTCCTGTCAGCCAGTCATATTCAGTAATCCCTAAGCCAAATCAAGCTATTGTATCAGCAGATAAAATGAATGTTGTTTATCGTGGTATTGAAAATCCAATTACGGTTTCTATGCCTGGTGTTCCTGGAAATAAAGTTAATGCTTCAGCACCTGGTATGAAACGCGTTAAAGGTTCTCAATATGTCGTTAGACCAACAACTGGTACTAAATTAAAAATTAATGTAACTGGTGAAATTGAAGGTGAGAAAATTACTTCTTCAAGTACATTTAGAATCAAGGACTTACCAAGACCTACACCAACTGTAAGAGACCAAATACAAGAAGGTGGAGCTATTAAAATGCCTCGAAATGCTCTTAAGATTTCGCCTATCGGAGCAACTTTTGAGAACTTCGATTTTGATATTACACCTGTAGTTAAACGTTTTACAATTAGTGTTCCTGGTCAACCAGCTGTTGTCGTGAATGGTAATATGTTAAACGCTAGAGCTAAAGAATTATTAGATTTAGCTAGAACAGGAGATATTATACAGATATTTGATGTTAAAGCTGATGTTCCAGGTGTGAATGTTAAAAACATGCCTGCGTTATTAGTGCAACTCACAAACTAA
- the gldK gene encoding gliding motility lipoprotein GldK, which yields MKKIVQIFVVALLLVSCGKNDKGQLVGVEGKSWNPEKPYGMVLVEGGAFIMGKADYDIAGLKNAPTKTVTVPSFYMDETEITNAEYRQFVFYVRDSVVRQSLAEMALTAGGGQGAQGGGNSGSIQDFAFKNAQVQNGGGNNQQNQTPYEQYSTLYDPTDKQLNWDIDIIWKPSEYPDQDYVMVMDEFFLPSDQSYNGERMKDVTKFKYSYKEMDIEAAARAKGDRTNFIEEHVVEVYPDTTVWIKDFSYSYNEPMHNDYFQHAAFSNYPVVGVNWHQAKAFSDWRTQYLRNYKKNKGRKNESSRVQSFRLPSEAEWEYAARGGLEAATYPWGGPYTKDDRACFLANFKPLRGDYAADEALYTVEADAYDPNGFGLYNMSGNVAEWVNTSYNANSYEYMSSMSPNVNNKNNKRKVIRGGSWKDVSYYLQVSTRDFEYADTARSYIGFRNVQNYLGNSLNLNRR from the coding sequence ATGAAAAAAATCGTCCAAATTTTTGTTGTTGCATTGCTTTTAGTAAGTTGTGGTAAAAATGACAAAGGTCAATTAGTTGGAGTAGAAGGTAAGTCTTGGAATCCTGAAAAACCGTACGGAATGGTTCTAGTAGAAGGAGGTGCATTTATAATGGGTAAGGCAGATTACGATATTGCAGGCCTAAAAAACGCACCAACTAAAACAGTTACTGTTCCATCTTTTTACATGGATGAAACCGAAATCACTAATGCTGAGTATAGACAGTTTGTGTTTTATGTTAGAGATTCTGTTGTAAGACAAAGTCTTGCTGAAATGGCTTTAACAGCTGGTGGAGGTCAAGGAGCTCAAGGTGGTGGAAATTCTGGTTCTATTCAAGATTTTGCATTTAAAAACGCACAAGTGCAAAACGGTGGAGGAAACAATCAACAAAACCAAACTCCATACGAACAATATTCAACTTTGTATGATCCAACTGATAAACAGTTAAACTGGGATATTGATATTATTTGGAAGCCTTCTGAATATCCTGATCAAGATTATGTGATGGTGATGGATGAATTCTTTTTGCCTTCCGATCAGTCTTATAACGGAGAGCGTATGAAAGACGTCACCAAGTTTAAGTATAGTTATAAAGAGATGGATATTGAAGCTGCAGCAAGAGCTAAAGGTGACCGCACAAACTTTATAGAAGAGCACGTTGTAGAAGTGTACCCTGATACCACAGTTTGGATAAAAGACTTCTCTTACTCATACAATGAGCCAATGCATAATGATTATTTTCAACATGCTGCTTTTAGTAATTATCCAGTAGTTGGTGTTAATTGGCATCAAGCTAAGGCATTCTCAGATTGGAGAACGCAATACTTACGTAATTACAAAAAGAATAAAGGTCGTAAAAACGAATCTTCAAGAGTTCAGTCATTCAGATTACCTTCTGAAGCTGAATGGGAGTATGCTGCGCGTGGTGGTTTAGAGGCTGCAACTTATCCTTGGGGTGGTCCTTACACTAAAGATGATCGTGCTTGCTTTTTGGCCAATTTTAAACCTTTAAGAGGTGATTATGCTGCTGATGAAGCGCTTTACACTGTAGAAGCAGATGCGTATGATCCAAACGGTTTCGGGCTGTATAATATGTCCGGTAACGTTGCAGAATGGGTTAATACTTCATATAATGCAAATTCTTACGAGTATATGTCAAGTATGAGTCCTAACGTTAATAATAAAAACAATAAAAGGAAGGTAATTCGAGGTGGCTCATGGAAAGATGTTAGTTATTATTTACAGGTTAGTACAAGAGACTTCGAGTATGCTGATACTGCTAGAAGCTATATAGGTTTTAGAAATGTACAAAATTACTTAGGCAATTCTTTAAACTTGAATAGAAGATAA
- the miaB gene encoding tRNA (N6-isopentenyl adenosine(37)-C2)-methylthiotransferase MiaB has protein sequence MDKVIDEAKQGSSIVNAQNINNTKKLYIESYGCQMNFSDSEIVASILHDNGYNTTNQLAEADLVLVNTCSIRDKAEQTVRKRLEKFNAVKRDQPNMKVGVLGCMAERLKSKFLEEEKIVDLVVGPDAYKDIPNLLQEVEDGKNAMNVILSKEETYGDISPVRLQSNGVSAFVSITRGCDNMCTFCVVPFTRGRERSRDPKSILDEVNDLWDKGFKEITLLGQNVDSYLWYGGGLKKDFENASEIQKATAVKFSGLLELVAKAQPKMRIRFSTSNPQDMTLDVIEVMSKYRNICNYIHLPVQSGSDRILKAMNRLHTRKEYFKLIDNIRKIIPDCGISQDMIAGFPTETEDDHKDTLSLMNYVKYDFGFMFAYSERPGTLAGRKMEDDVPADVKKRRLQEIIALQQEHSLYRTKQHLGKVEEVLIEKESKKSDVHWSGRNSQNTTVVFPKENYQIGDYVNVKIIDCTSATLIGEAVGYGELQS, from the coding sequence ATGGATAAAGTCATAGACGAAGCAAAACAAGGTTCAAGCATTGTTAATGCTCAAAATATTAACAACACAAAAAAATTATATATAGAAAGCTACGGTTGCCAGATGAATTTTAGCGACAGCGAAATTGTAGCTTCTATCCTACATGATAATGGTTATAATACAACTAATCAACTTGCCGAAGCTGATTTAGTTTTGGTAAACACATGCTCAATTCGTGATAAGGCAGAACAAACTGTTAGAAAACGACTTGAAAAATTTAATGCTGTAAAACGTGACCAACCGAACATGAAAGTTGGTGTTTTAGGTTGTATGGCTGAACGCTTGAAGAGTAAATTTTTAGAAGAAGAAAAAATAGTAGACCTTGTTGTGGGGCCAGATGCGTATAAAGACATCCCTAATTTACTCCAAGAGGTTGAAGATGGTAAAAATGCAATGAATGTTATTTTGTCTAAAGAAGAAACTTATGGTGATATTTCACCCGTAAGACTTCAAAGCAATGGCGTTTCAGCATTTGTTTCAATTACAAGAGGCTGTGATAATATGTGTACCTTTTGTGTAGTACCATTTACACGAGGAAGAGAACGAAGTCGTGACCCTAAAAGCATTTTAGACGAAGTTAATGATTTATGGGATAAAGGTTTTAAAGAAATTACATTACTCGGGCAAAATGTAGATAGTTACTTATGGTACGGCGGCGGACTTAAAAAAGATTTTGAAAATGCTTCCGAAATTCAAAAAGCAACTGCAGTAAAATTTTCTGGTTTACTAGAATTAGTAGCCAAAGCTCAACCTAAAATGCGAATCCGGTTTTCTACTTCTAACCCACAAGATATGACGCTTGATGTTATTGAAGTCATGAGTAAATACCGTAATATTTGTAATTATATTCATTTACCTGTTCAAAGTGGAAGCGACCGAATTCTTAAAGCCATGAATCGCCTTCACACTAGAAAAGAATATTTTAAGCTCATCGATAATATTCGAAAAATAATTCCTGACTGTGGTATTTCACAAGATATGATTGCTGGGTTCCCAACAGAAACTGAAGATGACCATAAAGACACTTTATCTTTAATGAATTATGTGAAATATGATTTCGGTTTTATGTTTGCCTATTCTGAAAGACCTGGAACTTTAGCTGGACGTAAAATGGAAGACGACGTACCAGCAGATGTTAAAAAGAGACGGCTTCAAGAAATTATAGCTTTACAACAAGAGCATTCACTTTATCGCACAAAACAACATTTAGGTAAAGTTGAAGAAGTGCTTATTGAAAAAGAATCTAAAAAATCTGATGTGCACTGGAGCGGCAGAAACTCTCAAAATACAACAGTTGTTTTTCCAAAAGAAAATTATCAAATTGGTGATTATGTTAACGTAAAAATAATTGACTGTACGAGTGCCACATTGATTGGCGAGGCAGTTGGTTATGGCGAATTACAATCTTAA
- the gldL gene encoding gliding motility protein GldL, giving the protein MAKSNKGKKIMNMVYGLGAAIVIIGALFKIQHIEIGPLTGGLMLTIGLVTEALVFTVSAFEPVDSDLDWSKVYPELAGGESTSKKAKKEEKDESGMLSKKLDDMLKEAKIDSKLMESLGESIKNFEGAAKGIAPTTEAMNSQKKYGEELTMAAAQMESLNSLYKVQVESASKQAEINQAVADNAGKLKEQMESLTANLNSLNSVYGGMLTAMRPKA; this is encoded by the coding sequence ATGGCTAAGTCAAACAAAGGAAAGAAAATAATGAATATGGTTTACGGTCTAGGTGCCGCAATCGTAATTATTGGTGCATTATTTAAAATTCAGCACATTGAAATAGGACCTTTAACTGGAGGATTAATGTTAACTATAGGACTTGTAACAGAAGCGCTTGTTTTTACTGTTTCTGCTTTCGAGCCAGTTGATAGTGATTTAGATTGGTCAAAAGTTTACCCTGAATTAGCAGGAGGTGAGTCAACTTCTAAAAAGGCTAAAAAAGAAGAGAAAGATGAAAGTGGCATGCTATCTAAAAAATTAGATGATATGTTGAAAGAAGCAAAAATTGATTCTAAGCTGATGGAGAGTTTAGGTGAAAGCATCAAAAACTTTGAAGGTGCTGCTAAAGGTATCGCTCCAACTACTGAAGCTATGAATTCTCAAAAGAAATATGGAGAAGAGTTAACTATGGCTGCTGCACAAATGGAATCTTTAAACAGTCTTTATAAAGTCCAAGTTGAATCTGCTTCAAAACAAGCTGAAATCAACCAGGCTGTTGCAGATAATGCTGGAAAATTAAAAGAACAAATGGAATCATTAACTGCCAACCTTAACTCACTCAATAGTGTTTATGGTGGTATGTTAACTGCTATGAGACCTAAAGCCTAA
- the gldN gene encoding gliding motility protein GldN yields the protein MKLKVNLIGLSFMLFSATVLAQSNILNAEKPSEIEDLAVQQKRFDDDKPLPYGYVGDRDILWSKVVWERIDLNQKINFPLLYPTQDNSVSNNRKSLFATLVEAIEKGANNPNDSLAITEVYASSYFNKKRDFKEIQDATKAIFLPNAALSILGQYGITGTEAVETFKTRSLAGELENYPELYSQELITKMKPYLVATEITAADIKEYFIKGMWYFDKRQGEMKYRLLGIAPAGYDIQTQNPTYSGEPQIIPYFWVWFSDARQVLHTSKVLNPQNSAMPISFDHLLNSRRFNSFIYKTENVYEDRKVSDYIDDNAQMQLLEARRLKEEIRNFELDMWNY from the coding sequence ATGAAATTAAAAGTCAATTTAATCGGATTATCTTTTATGTTGTTTTCAGCAACAGTACTCGCTCAGTCAAACATCTTGAATGCTGAAAAGCCATCTGAAATTGAGGATTTAGCGGTACAACAAAAAAGATTTGATGATGATAAACCCTTACCTTACGGTTATGTAGGAGATAGAGATATATTATGGTCTAAAGTTGTTTGGGAACGAATTGATCTTAATCAAAAAATTAATTTTCCATTATTATATCCAACCCAAGATAACTCTGTAAGTAACAACAGAAAATCTCTCTTTGCGACACTAGTTGAGGCTATTGAGAAAGGAGCTAATAATCCTAATGATTCTCTTGCCATTACAGAAGTCTATGCTTCGAGTTATTTCAATAAGAAGCGTGATTTTAAAGAAATTCAAGATGCTACTAAAGCCATATTTTTACCAAACGCTGCATTAAGTATCTTAGGTCAGTATGGTATTACTGGTACAGAAGCTGTTGAAACTTTTAAAACACGTTCTCTTGCTGGTGAACTAGAAAACTATCCAGAGTTATACTCACAAGAATTGATTACTAAAATGAAGCCTTACCTTGTTGCAACTGAAATTACAGCTGCAGATATCAAAGAATATTTTATCAAAGGTATGTGGTATTTCGATAAACGACAGGGCGAAATGAAATATCGTTTATTAGGTATTGCGCCTGCTGGCTATGACATTCAAACGCAAAACCCAACATATAGTGGTGAACCACAAATTATACCTTATTTTTGGGTTTGGTTCTCTGATGCTAGACAGGTTTTACACACTTCTAAGGTGCTGAACCCTCAAAATAGCGCTATGCCAATTAGTTTCGATCATTTACTAAACTCTAGACGTTTTAATTCTTTTATCTACAAAACTGAAAATGTTTATGAAGATAGAAAGGTTTCAGACTATATTGATGATAATGCTCAAATGCAGTTGCTAGAAGCACGAAGATTAAAAGAAGAAATTAGAAATTTCGAATTGGATATGTGGAATTATTAA
- the topA gene encoding type I DNA topoisomerase codes for MAKNLVIVESPAKAKTIEKFLGNDYKVESSFGHIADLPSKELGVDVDGDFKPKYVVNSDKKDVVKKLAKLAKSSEVVWLASDEDREGEAIAWHLAEELNLDKSKTKRIVFSEITKSAIQRAIENPREIDYNLVDAQQARRVLDRLVGYELSPVLWRKVKGGLSAGRVQSVSVRLIVEREREIMNFTPKASFRVDAEFATNTGGKFKAKLPKNIKNQAEVESFLEAHKSAEFKVEDLTKKPAKKSPAPPFTTSTLQQEASRKLYFSVSKTMQIAQRLYESGHITYMRTDSVNLSKDAKKGAQAEIEKAYGNEFHQSRNFKGKSKGAQEAHEAIRPTNFAHHSISAERDQQRLYELIWKRGIASQMSDAKLERTNVKIASNKSDQHFTANGEIVTFEGFLKVYLEGNDDEAEEKAGLLPKMIKGDVLDNQYIKATERYTRPPARYTEASLVKKLEELGIGRPSTYAPTISTIQNRKYIEKGSVEGKERKYIQLTLKNDELKKHQLTEMVGSDKGKLVPTDVGMVVNDFLVNHFSSIVDYNFTAKLEQDFDEVADGNAKWTAIMSDFYKNFHPIVEDVAKNAEREVGERVLGKDPKTGKPLSARLGKFGPMVQIGSVEDDEKPQFASLKPNQSLSSITYEEALELFKLPKEIGEYEGEKMETNVGRYGPYLRYGKKFISLDKGEDPLDVDYDRAIELIKAKEKADAPIYHYKDKGVQKGVGRFGPYLKWDGMFINVNKKYDFDNLSNEDIEELIEDKLKKEREKLIHHWEDEGIKLEKARWGRFKLSKGKTKVELPKTTEAEEMSLDEAKAILEKNTKKPKGKAKKKSKSKSKSKSKVQSAKSKSKK; via the coding sequence ATGGCAAAAAATCTCGTAATAGTTGAGTCTCCCGCAAAGGCAAAAACCATCGAAAAGTTTTTAGGAAACGATTATAAAGTAGAATCTAGTTTTGGGCATATTGCAGACTTACCTTCAAAAGAATTAGGTGTAGATGTTGATGGCGATTTTAAGCCAAAATATGTTGTTAATAGCGACAAGAAAGATGTGGTTAAAAAGTTGGCTAAACTTGCTAAATCTTCTGAAGTGGTTTGGTTAGCAAGTGATGAAGACCGAGAAGGTGAAGCAATAGCTTGGCATCTCGCCGAAGAGTTAAATCTTGATAAATCGAAAACTAAACGTATTGTTTTTTCTGAAATCACCAAATCTGCAATTCAACGTGCCATTGAAAATCCGCGTGAAATCGATTATAATTTGGTTGATGCCCAACAAGCTCGACGTGTGTTAGACCGTTTAGTAGGCTACGAGCTTTCGCCAGTTTTATGGCGAAAAGTTAAAGGTGGTTTGTCTGCCGGTAGAGTGCAATCGGTTTCTGTTCGTTTAATTGTTGAGCGTGAACGTGAGATTATGAATTTTACGCCAAAGGCGTCATTTCGTGTTGATGCAGAATTTGCTACCAATACAGGCGGTAAATTTAAAGCAAAGCTTCCAAAAAATATTAAAAATCAGGCAGAAGTCGAATCATTTTTAGAAGCACATAAATCGGCTGAATTTAAAGTTGAAGACCTTACAAAAAAGCCAGCTAAAAAATCACCAGCGCCACCATTTACGACATCAACCTTGCAGCAAGAAGCTTCTCGAAAGTTGTATTTTTCAGTTAGCAAGACAATGCAAATTGCTCAGAGACTTTACGAGTCTGGTCATATCACTTATATGAGAACAGATAGCGTTAATCTGTCTAAAGATGCTAAGAAAGGAGCTCAAGCTGAAATTGAAAAAGCTTATGGAAACGAGTTTCATCAAAGTCGAAACTTTAAGGGTAAGTCTAAAGGTGCTCAAGAAGCTCACGAAGCCATAAGGCCAACCAATTTTGCACATCATAGTATTTCAGCAGAGCGAGATCAACAGCGTTTATACGAATTAATTTGGAAACGTGGTATTGCTTCACAAATGAGCGATGCAAAACTAGAACGGACTAATGTGAAAATAGCTTCAAATAAAAGCGATCAACATTTTACTGCTAACGGTGAAATTGTCACTTTTGAAGGTTTCTTGAAAGTTTATTTAGAAGGTAATGATGATGAAGCCGAAGAAAAAGCAGGTCTTTTACCAAAAATGATTAAAGGTGACGTCTTGGATAATCAATATATCAAAGCAACTGAACGTTATACAAGACCACCAGCACGTTACACAGAAGCTTCGCTTGTTAAGAAATTAGAAGAGTTAGGTATTGGAAGACCTTCAACTTATGCGCCAACAATCTCAACAATTCAAAATAGAAAATATATAGAAAAAGGATCAGTTGAAGGTAAAGAACGTAAATACATTCAACTAACATTAAAAAATGACGAGCTCAAAAAACATCAGCTCACCGAAATGGTTGGTAGCGATAAGGGTAAATTAGTGCCAACAGATGTTGGTATGGTAGTTAATGACTTTTTGGTAAATCACTTCAGTAGTATTGTTGATTATAATTTTACAGCCAAACTAGAGCAAGATTTCGATGAAGTTGCTGACGGAAATGCTAAATGGACAGCCATTATGAGCGATTTTTACAAAAATTTTCATCCAATAGTTGAAGATGTTGCCAAAAATGCTGAACGCGAAGTTGGTGAACGTGTATTAGGTAAAGATCCTAAAACTGGCAAACCTTTAAGCGCTCGTTTAGGGAAATTTGGTCCGATGGTTCAAATAGGAAGTGTAGAAGATGACGAAAAGCCTCAATTTGCTAGTTTGAAGCCTAATCAATCTTTAAGTTCAATCACTTACGAAGAAGCTTTAGAATTATTTAAACTGCCAAAAGAGATTGGAGAATACGAAGGAGAAAAAATGGAAACTAACGTAGGGAGATATGGGCCTTACTTACGTTATGGTAAAAAGTTTATTTCATTAGATAAAGGTGAAGATCCGTTAGACGTAGATTATGATCGCGCAATTGAATTAATTAAAGCCAAAGAAAAGGCTGATGCTCCGATTTATCACTACAAAGATAAAGGTGTTCAAAAAGGTGTTGGGCGTTTTGGGCCTTATTTGAAATGGGATGGTATGTTTATTAATGTTAATAAAAAATACGATTTCGATAATTTGTCTAATGAAGATATTGAAGAGTTAATTGAAGATAAACTTAAAAAAGAACGTGAAAAGCTAATTCATCATTGGGAAGATGAAGGGATAAAGCTTGAAAAAGCACGTTGGGGAAGATTTAAATTATCTAAAGGCAAAACAAAAGTAGAGCTTCCTAAAACAACTGAAGCTGAAGAGATGTCCTTAGATGAGGCAAAAGCTATTTTAGAGAAAAATACAAAAAAGCCAAAAGGTAAAGCCAAGAAAAAATCAAAGTCTAAATCAAAGTCAAAATCTAAAGTTCAAAGCGCAAAGTCTAAATCAAAAAAATAA